A stretch of Acidimicrobiales bacterium DNA encodes these proteins:
- the ligA gene encoding NAD-dependent DNA ligase LigA, translated as MAAPTPAERIAELREVINRHAEAYYEQDTSEIPDADYDRLLRELFELEEAHPELATGDSPTRRIGGQVNTAFAPVVHEVRMMSLHNAFDLDELAAWSQRVERRLEGKPVPAYSVELKFDGLAISLRYENGALVRGATRGDGAVGEDVTHNVRTIGDIPTELPKSAPPVLEVRGEVYMKLSSFAALNERQRAEAEAAGREPKLYVNPRNTAAGSLRQIDAGITADRELSFFSYQLGLVDGGPDLPTHTATLDWLGSLGFPVNEHTVTCSTIDEVSARVEALNAMRHDLDYEFDGVVVKVDDLRLQRELGADAKAPRWAIAYKLPPEERTTTLLDIEVSIGPSGQATPFAVLDPVFVGGVTVGTATLHNQDQVAEKDVRPGDRVIVRRAGDVIPEVVGPVLSERPKGSKPWVFPKNCPVCGQALVRPAGVAATHCVNFACPRQVRGRIEHWAGRYAMDIEFLGEKNVDRFVTAGLLEDVAGLYSLDFDAILAMEGFKEKSVDNLRGAIEASKEKPLGNVLFGLRIPEIGQVNAQTLASAFGTIDRIMDASVEEIAAVDGFGTVIAEAVHAWFAQDAARDLVDRLRAAGLTLEAARVDDSLEKTLDGHAVVVSGTLEGFTRDGAKEAVVARGGKSPGSVSKKTLALVVGAEPGASKVTKAEEAGVPVIDEAAFVALLETGQLPEEFRSDEGEA; from the coding sequence ATGGCTGCCCCGACTCCCGCCGAACGGATCGCCGAGCTCCGCGAGGTGATCAACCGACACGCCGAGGCGTACTACGAGCAGGACACGTCCGAGATCCCGGATGCGGACTACGACCGCCTCCTGCGCGAGCTCTTCGAACTCGAGGAAGCGCATCCCGAGCTCGCCACGGGCGACTCGCCCACCCGCCGGATCGGTGGCCAGGTCAACACCGCGTTCGCGCCGGTCGTCCACGAGGTGCGGATGATGTCGCTGCACAACGCGTTCGACCTCGACGAGCTGGCGGCCTGGAGCCAACGCGTCGAGCGGCGCCTGGAGGGCAAGCCGGTGCCCGCCTACTCGGTGGAGCTGAAGTTCGACGGGCTCGCCATCAGCCTGCGCTACGAGAACGGCGCACTGGTGCGCGGCGCAACCCGGGGCGACGGCGCCGTCGGGGAGGACGTCACCCACAATGTGCGCACGATCGGCGACATCCCGACCGAGCTCCCGAAAAGCGCGCCGCCGGTGCTGGAGGTGCGGGGCGAGGTGTACATGAAGTTGTCGAGCTTCGCCGCGCTCAACGAACGCCAGCGGGCCGAGGCGGAGGCCGCCGGGCGGGAGCCGAAGCTCTACGTCAATCCTCGCAACACCGCGGCCGGCTCCCTCCGTCAGATCGACGCGGGGATCACCGCCGATCGCGAGCTGTCCTTCTTCTCGTACCAACTCGGTCTCGTCGACGGCGGCCCGGACCTGCCGACCCACACGGCAACGCTCGACTGGCTCGGCTCGCTCGGTTTCCCGGTCAACGAGCACACCGTCACGTGTTCGACCATCGACGAGGTCAGCGCCCGGGTCGAGGCGCTCAACGCGATGCGCCACGACCTGGACTACGAGTTCGACGGCGTGGTCGTGAAGGTGGACGATCTCCGACTCCAGCGCGAGCTCGGCGCCGATGCGAAGGCGCCCCGGTGGGCGATCGCCTACAAGCTGCCTCCTGAGGAGCGAACAACGACCCTGCTCGACATCGAGGTGTCGATCGGGCCCTCCGGGCAGGCGACGCCGTTCGCCGTGCTCGATCCCGTGTTCGTCGGTGGCGTCACCGTCGGCACGGCCACGTTGCACAACCAGGATCAGGTGGCGGAGAAGGACGTGCGCCCCGGCGACCGGGTCATCGTGCGCCGCGCCGGTGACGTCATCCCCGAAGTCGTCGGCCCCGTCCTCAGCGAGCGGCCCAAGGGCTCCAAGCCGTGGGTCTTCCCCAAGAACTGTCCGGTGTGCGGTCAGGCGCTGGTGCGGCCGGCCGGTGTCGCCGCCACCCATTGTGTGAACTTCGCGTGCCCGCGGCAGGTGCGCGGGCGCATCGAACACTGGGCCGGCCGCTACGCGATGGACATCGAGTTCCTCGGCGAGAAGAACGTGGACCGGTTCGTGACGGCCGGGCTGCTCGAGGACGTGGCCGGGCTCTACTCGCTCGACTTCGACGCGATCCTGGCGATGGAGGGATTCAAGGAGAAGTCCGTCGACAACCTTCGGGGCGCCATCGAGGCGTCGAAGGAGAAACCGCTCGGCAACGTCCTGTTCGGTCTGCGGATCCCCGAGATCGGCCAGGTGAACGCCCAGACCCTCGCCTCGGCGTTCGGCACGATCGATCGGATCATGGACGCGTCGGTCGAGGAGATCGCCGCCGTCGACGGCTTCGGCACCGTGATCGCGGAGGCGGTCCACGCCTGGTTCGCCCAGGACGCGGCCCGCGACCTCGTCGACCGGCTCCGCGCCGCGGGACTCACCCTCGAGGCCGCCCGGGTCGACGACTCGCTCGAGAAGACGCTCGACGGCCACGCGGTGGTGGTCAGCGGCACGTTGGAGGGCTTCACCCGCGACGGCGCCAAGGAGGCCGTGGTGGCCCGGGGCGGGAAGTCGCCCGGCAGCGTCTCGAAGAAGACGCTCGCGCTCGTCGTCGGGGCCGAACCGGGCGCGTCCAAGGTCACCAAGGCCGAGGAGGCCGGCGTGCCGGTGATCGACGAGGCGGCGTTCGTCGCGCTGCTCGAGACGGGGCAGCTGCCCGAGGAGTTCCGATCCGACGAAGGAGAAGCATGA